The Gordonia mangrovi genome includes the window AATACCGGCAGTCCCAACTCGGACACGGCGCGGTCGACGATGTCGTTCGGGTCGTCGATGCCGTCGCGGAACTCCACCCACCGGCACTGCGGGATGCCGGCTTGCTCGGCGACGATCTTGGCCATCGCCTTGTCCATGCACAGCGCCGACGACAACACCCCGGCGCCGACGTAGGGCACCTTGAACAGTTCGAGCATCCCCTGGATGGTGCCGTCCTCGCCATGCGGGCCGTGCAGCAGCGGGAGCACCACCGTGATTGCCTGCTCGCCGGTCTCGCCGCGGATCGCGGCGAGCGGTTCCACCTCGGTGCCGGCCGGTTCCAGCCGGTCCGGTAGGTCACTGCCCTCGACCAGCGCCGCGATGGCCTTGTCGTTGCGCAGCCACATCCCCGACTTGGTGATACCGATCGGGACCAGGTCGTACTTGCTGCGGTCCGCGGCGGCCAGCACATGGGCGGCGGTGACACAGGAGACGTCGTGTTCGGCGGAGACACCGCCGTAGAGGACGACCAGACGCAGCAGGGGTGAGGCCATGGCCCACACGATACGTCCACGGTGTCGTTCGGGTCGTCTGGGTTTCTGCTGTCGGGTGTGGGGCAGGCGGCGTCGGGCCTTGTAGCGTTGCGGTGTGCACTTCAGGGCGAGTGAGATCGCGGCGGCGGTCAACGGGCGGCTGGTCGGCGACGACGTGGAGATCTCCGGCGTCGGCATCGACTCCCGGAGCGTGCAGGCCGGGCAACTGTTCGTGCCGATCGTCGCCGCCCGCGACGGGCACGAATTCGTCCCGTCGGCGCAGGCAGCCGGCGCCGCGGCCTATCTGAGCTCGGAGGGCAGCCTGCCGCATGTCGGGCTGCCCGCGATCACCGTCACCGACACCGCCGCCGCGCTGGCCGACCTCGGCGGCGCGGCCCGCGACCGGCTGCCCGATCGGGTCGTCGGCGTGACCGGATCGGTGGGCAAGACCTCCACCAAGGATCTGCTGGCCGGCGCGCTGGCCACCACATTCCGCACCACCGCCAGTGAGAGGTCGTTCAACAACGAACTGGGCCTTCCGCTCACCCTGGCCAACGCCGCCGCCGACACCGAGGCCGTGGTGGTCGAGATGGGCGCCCGCGGCATCGGCCACATCGACCTGCTGTGCTCCATCGCGCGCCCCACCGTCGGCGTCATCACCCGCGTCGAAGGCGTCCACCTCGAACTGTTCGGCGACATCGACGCGGTCGCGCGCGCCAAGGGTGAACTCGTCGAGTCACTCCCGGTGGACGGCCTCGCCGTGCTCAACGCCGACGACGAGCGAGTCGCGGCGATGGCCGACCGCACCGACGCGGGGGTCCTCACGTTCGGGCTCGGATCGTCGGCAGACGTCCGTGCGTCCGGCGTGGCGCTCGACGACCAGCTCCGGGCTTCTTTCCGGCTCCACTCACCGTGGGGCGACGCCGACATCGCGCTCGGGGCCCGCGGTGAGCATCAGGTGCCCAACGCCTTGGCCGCGATCACCGCTGCGGCCTGGTTCGGCGTGCCCGTCGAGCGGCTGGCCGACGGTCTGCGCGGTGCGAGTCTGTCCGGACTGCGCATGGACCTCACGACCTCCGCCGCCGGCGTGCTCGTCCTCAACGACGCCTACAACGCCAACCCCACCTCGATGGCTGCGGCGCTGCGGTCGCTGGCGACGCTCGACGCAGGCCGTCGGGTCGCGGTACTCGGGACGATGGGTGAACTCGGCGCCGGCTCGGCCGCCGCGCACCAGTCGGTCGCCGAGCAGGCGCGTGAGCTGGGCATCGAGGTGATCGCGGTCGACGCCCCCGACTACGGCGAGTCGGCCCGGCATGTCCCGGACGTCGACAGCGCCGTCGCCGCTTGCGCCGACCTGGCCGCCGGTGACGCGGTGCTGATCAAGGCCAGTCGCGCCGCCGCCCTCGAACGAGTCGCGCACGCGCTGCTCGCCTGACCCGCACGTTCCAAAGACCTCACCTGCCGTCACAGACCGCGGTCGCGCGGAAGGTCGTTCGCCACAGGTGAGGTCCGTGGCCATCGAGCCGGCCGCGTCACGCCGCGGCCTCCGACGACAGCATCCGGCGCAGCCGAGCCAGCCACGGCTCTCGTTGCTCGATGTCTTCCCATCCCCAGTGGATCAGCCGGTTGCCGAGTTCCACGATCGCATCGCTGCGGCCCTTCTCGTAGAGCAGCCGCTGCTGCCCGTCGTCGCCGGTGTACTTCGACTTCCCGTCGCTCTCGCCGACCACGCCGAGTTCCCGCCAATAGAAGTCCACTCGCGCGACCCAGTTGCCCACTGCGTCATACAGATCCACCTGCAACTCCGGTGTCGGCAGTCCGGCGTCGAGCATCTCCATGCGACTTCGGGATTCCAGGACCGACTCGGCCGCTCCGTCCAGTGCGGCGATCACCCGGCGCGCCTGCGCGGCACCCGTCATACCGGCGACGAGATCGAGCTCGTTCGCCAGGTCGTCAACGGTACACAGCTCGGCGTGCAGTGCGGCGTCGCCGACCGCGATCGCCGGAATCCGCGGCGCGGTGCGGGCGATGTCGACGACGACGCGCGCCGGCGCGACCACGGCCACGTCGTCGATCGTCACCGTCGACACGGGACGTCGATCCACCACGACGTGCATCACGCTCGTGGTTCGCGATCGCGACTTCGTGCCGTTCTCGACCATCGTCACCCGGTCGGTGTCCAGGCCCCACACCGGCAGCCCCAGCACCGCGGCCGCCGACGACCCGGCCAGTGCCCGCGGCGATCCGGGACTGCGCCGCGTCCAGGCAAGCGCCAGTTCACGATGCCGTTGTTCGGGCGTCCCGTCGAGCAGGTCGGTCGGTATGAGCACGCCCGAGCCAAGCGCGGTGAGCGTGCCCGCCCGCTGCGCCGCCCGGATCTCGTGATCGGCATAACCCGAAGTGAGGAGTTCGGCGCGGTTGACCGCACCCGTCAGCGATGCGAAACAGTCCATGAACATAGGACGCAGCAGACCCGCCGACGGTTGCATCGACGTGCAGAAACCCCACCTGTCGGGAGAGACCCTCCGCGCTACAGAGGTCCCCGACGACCGGTGAGGTTTCTGCGGTTCGCGATCAGTGCTGCTGGTCGGCGTTGGCGACGATGACGTCGCGCACGTATTGCGCCAGACCCGCGGCCCGCTCGTCGTAGTGCTCGGTGAACCGGGGGTCGGCGAGGTACATCTGCGCCAGGTTCACCTGCATGTCGTGGCTGCAGTCGTAGAACCGGTTGATCGATGCCCGGTGCTCCTCGGCGAGCGCGTTGGCCTCCGGTGAGCCCGGCGCGACGCCGGCAGCCATAGCCTCGGCGAGCCGCGCCTCGAGAGCGTCGGTGTCGGCCTTCACCTCCTGCCAATCACCCTTCGAGTACGCGCCGGTGCGCTGCCGGCTCTGTTGCCACGCATCGGTGTCGCCCCAGCGTTCCTCGGCCTCGGCCGCGTACTCCTCGCCCGGCCAGTCGTCACCGAAGATCTCGGCCTGTTCGGCAGCCGTCAGCTGTATGCCCTTCTTCTTCGCATTCATCATGTCCTCCACAGCGGCGACCATTCGGCGCAAGCGATCGATCCGGTCGGTCAGCAACTCGTGCTGATCACGCAGATGCGCCATCGCATCCACGGTCGGATCGTCGAGCAGGGTCGCGATCTGCTCCAGTGAGAACCCGAGTTGCCGGTAGGTCAGCACCTGATGCAGCCGTTCGACATCCACATCGTCGTAGACTCGATACCCGGCGCCGGTGCGTCCCGACGGCACCACCAGACCGACATGGTCGTAGTGATGCAGCGTGCGGACGCTGATCCCGACGAGCCGGGCGATGGCGCCGACCGTGTACTCGTGCTCCGAATCGCTCACACCCGACACTGTGGTGCCTCACGCTGCGTCAGGGTCAAGGGAGTCGGGGTCACGGCCGGTCAGGGGGCGAAGTCGATCTCGTCGTCGTCGCCGGCGACATCGTCACGTTCACATTCCGCCAGCACGCCATCGTCGTCGGCGGGCCCACAGTCCCAGCCGTCGATCATCTGGTTACGACCGGTCGCGATCAGCGGGCCGTACTGTGCGGCGAGTGCCATGGCCTCGTCGCAGGTGACGTCGCCGTCGGTGATCAGCACCCGCAGGGCACCATCAGGGCCCGACGTCGTGCCACACTCGCGGTCGTCGGTCGGCTGCGCGTCGGTGGGCGCCGCTGCGCTCCGCGGACTCGGGCCGGCCACGACAGGTGCCGACGGGTTCTCGGTGACCGTGGTGGTCGTGGTGTCGGCCGCCTGTTCTTCGGTGCCGCACGCGGACGCGAACGCGCACAGTGCGACAGCGGTCAAACCGACGGAAAGGCGTGCGACGTGGTGCAGCATGACTTCACCGTAACGAACTGCGGGCGGTGATCACCGACGAGCGGCGAGTTTTGCGCGGTCTCGTCGAACTGCGAGAATTCCTCGGTGAGTTCCACCCCGTTGCCGCCTGACCATTCCTTCACCGTCGGGACCTCGCTGCCCGGCTCGATGGGTCGTACCGGCGTGATCGACACCCCGCACGGACGCATCCACACCCCAGCGTTCGTGCCGGTCGGCACCAAGGCGACGGTCAAGACGGTACTGCCCGAGTCGGTCGGCGAACTCGGCGCGCAGGCGGTGCTCGCGAACGCCTATCACCTCTATCTGCAGCCCGGCCCGGACATCATCGACGAGGCGGGTGGGCTCGGCGCATTCATGAACTGGCCCGGCCCCACCTACACCGACAGCGGCGGATTCCAGGTGATGTCGCTGGGCGCCGGGTTCAAGAAGGTGATCTCGATGGATGTCACCGGCGAACAGAACGACGAGATCACCGCCGAGGGGCGGGAACGACTGTCGCTGGTCGACGACGACGGCGTCACCTTCAAATCACACCTCGACGGATCGGCGCACCGGTTCACCCCGGAGGTGTCGATGCAGATCCAGCATCAGCTGGGCGCCGACATCATCTTCGCCTTCGACGAGCTCACCACCTTGATGAACACCCGCCGCTACCAGGAGAACTCACTGGAACGCACCCGCCTGTGGGCGATCCGCTGCCTCGCCGAACACAACCGGCTCTCCCGGGAGCGCACCCACCGCCCGCCGCAGTCGCTGTGGGGGGTCATCCAGGGCGCGCAGTACGAGGATCTGCGCCGTAAGGCCGCTCGCGATCTGGTCACCATGAGCGCGATGGACCAGGCCGACGGGGGACGCGGTTTCGGTGGCTACGGCATCGGCGGGGCGCTGGAGAAGGACAACCTGGGCACCATCGTCGGCTGGGTCAACCGGGAACTGCCCGAGGACACCGCCAAGCACCTGCTCGGCATCAGCGAACCCGACGACATCTTCACCGCCATCGAGAACGGTGCCGACACCTTCGACTGTGTGTCACCCACCCGGGTGGCGCGCAACGGCGCGATCTACTCACTCGACGGTCGCTACAACATCACGAATGCCAAGTACCGCAAAGACTTCCGGTCCCTCGATCCCGAGATCGACAACTACACCAGCCAGTACAGCCGGGCCTACCTGCATCACCTGTTCAAGGCGAAAGAAGGACTGGCCGCCACGCTCGCCACGCTGCACAACGTCTCCTTCATCGTGACCATGGTCGACCGGGCCCGGCAGTCGATCGAGGACGGCACCTACCCGGCGTACCGCGACGAGTTCCTGGCGCGCTACTACGCGGGCGCCCGCAGCTGATCGCGGCGGTGTTTGGCGGGCCGTCGGCGCGGGTAGGCGCGTAGCAAGCCCGGGCGGGCGCCGCGGAGTTCGCCGAGGGCCAGGTCCCCGGGGTTCGGAGCTGTAGCCCCGGGGACCGCACTCGTGGTAGCCACTCGGACGTCCCCGACCACGGACTACGGTGGACTCGGGTGTCCGCCGTCGACGATGGTGCGAAGCCGCTGGCACGGGACCGGAGGAGATGACAGATGAGTGTCCATCAGGCGATCGCCGATCTGGTGCGCACGATGCATGCGATCCCGGAGACCGAGCGGGCCGCCACTGATTCTGTGATCGAGGCCATCACCGTCGGCGCCGTCGACCATGTTCCGGGAACCGACCACGCCGGGGTGCTTCTCGTCGATCCGAAAGCACGTGCGTACGAGACGATCGCCCCGACCGACGAGATCATGGTCCACCTCGATCGCCTGCAGCAGGAGACCGGTCAGGGGCCGTGCGTCGAGGCCGCGTTCGAGCACCATATGGTCCGGGTAGACGACATCGCCACCGATCCGCGGTGGCCGGCGCTGTCGGCGCGCACCCTGGCCGAAACCCCGGCGCGGTCGAGTCTGTCGTTCCAGCTGTTCACCCACCAAGCCGCGCTCGGTGCACTGAACCTGTTCTCCGACAAACCGAACGCGTTCGACGAGGAGTCCGTGGAGGTGGGACTCGTCTACGCCACCCATGCCTCGTTGGCGCTGTACCGGGCGCGTCAGCAGGGCGACTTCCGCAGCGCATTGGCCAGTCGTGATCTGATCGGTCAGGCCAAGGGCATGCTGATGGAGCGGTTCTCGATCGATGCCGTGGCTGCGTTCGAACTGCTCCGACGGCTGTCGCAGGACACCAACACGCCGCTGGTCGACGTGGCCCGACAGGTGACCGAAACCAAGCCGGCCTAGACCTCGCAGGAGCAGGAACTCGACTGCCGTACCATTCGTTGCGCACCTGTGAGGCCGGTGCGAGCACCGTGCCCTCACCGCCCCGAAGTCCAGTGAGAAAGTCCCGATGAGTCGCGCCAAGCGCCCCCGACCGAAACGCAAGAAACCTCGAAGACCCGGCTCCCCGACGATGCCTGACCGTACGACGGCGGTGGCCACATGGTGACCGTCCTCGGCATTCTCGCCGGCATCCTGGTCGTCTTCCTGATCACCGCCCTGACCGGCTATTTCGTGGCGCAGGAGTTCGGCTTCATGGCCGTGGATCGCTCGCGGCTGCAGGCTCGCGCCGAAGCCGGTGACGCCGCCGCGGCGCGCGCGCTGACCGTCACCCGTCGCACCTCGTTCATGCTGTCCGGAGCCCAACTGGGCATCACGGTCACCGGACTGCTCGTCGGCTATGTGGCCGAGCCACTCATCGGCAGCGGCGTCGGCGACCTGCTCGGCGACATCGGTGTGCCGGTGGCGCTCGGGGTCACCATCGGCACCGTCATCGCCATCGGCTTCTCCACAGTGGTGCAGATGGTGTTCGGCGAGCTGTTCCCCAAGAACCTCGCGATCGCGCGACCGGAGCCGGTGGCGCGGTGGCTGGCCCGATCCACCACCGTCTACCTGGCCGTGTTCGGCTGGCTGATCACCCTCTTCGACACCGCATCGAACCTGCTGCTGCGGGCGCTGCGGATCGAGCCGGTCCACGATGTGGAGCATTCGGCCACCCCGCGCGATCTCGAGCACATCGTCGCCGAATCCCGCGACGCCGGTGAACTGCCCGCCGAGCTGTCGGCGATGCTCGATCGGGTCCTCGACTTCCCCACCCGCACCGCCGAGCACGCCATGATCCCGCGCACCCGGGTCGATGTGCTGCGCGCGACGGACCCGGCCGCGACGGTCCTCGAGGCGATGAGCGCCGGACACACCAGATATCCCGTGGTGGACGACCGGGCCGACGTGGCCGGTGTCGTCCACCTGCACGACGTGCTCGTCTGGTCTGACGGCGACACCGCTGACAGCACCACCACGGCCGCCGACCTCGCCAGACCGGCCGTCATCGTGCCGGTCTCGCTGCCTCTGCCGGAGGTGCTCGCCCAGATCGACGACGCCCACGACGAACTGGCGGTGGTCATCGACGAGTACGGCGGATTCGCCGGGGTGGTGACCGTCGAGGACATCGCCGAGGAACTCGTCGGGGAGATCGACGACGAACACGATCCGGATGTCGCACGACCGATCGCCCGCGTCGAGGACGGCTGGCGGATCCGCGGCGACGCACACCTCGACGAGGTGTCCCGAGTGGTCGGCCGCGACCTACCCGAGGGGGACCACGAGACCGTGGCTGGGCTGGTCATCGCCGAATTCGGTGGCCTACCGGCCGTCGGCGACGTCATCGAGGTCGACTTGGCCGGTGACCCCGTGCCGATCGGCGACGACGATCTGCGCCCCGCGATCGCGACCCTGACGGTGCTGTCGGTGGGCCGGCATGTGCCGTCGTCGGTGCTGTTGACCATCCCGACCGTCGATGAGGAGCGTGCGCGATGAGCAATCCGTGGATCGTCGTACTGGTCACCGTCGGATTGATCGCGGCCAGCGCCTTCTTCGTCGCCGTGGAGTTCGCGCTCATCGCCGCCCGACGGCACCGGCTCGAAGATGCCGCCGCCGGCAGTCGGTCGGCGCGCGCCGCGCTGCGCAGCGCCTCGGAGCTATCGGTGCTGTTGGCGGGTTCGCAACTGGGGATCACCGTCTGCACGCTCGCACTCGGCGCCGTCACCAAGCCGGCCGTGCATCATTGGCTCACGCCGTTGTTCGAGACGTGGGGGATGCCGACGTGGTCCGCCGATGTCGCCGGCTTCGTCCTCGCGCTGATCGTGGTGACATTCCTGCACCTCGTTGTCGGTGAGATGGCGCCGAAATCGTGGGCGATCGCGCATCCGGAACGGTCGGCGACGATGCTGGCCCTGCCGATGCGCGCGTTCATGTGGCTCACCCGTCCGCTCATCGTGCGACTGAACGCGCTGGCCAACTGGTGTCTGCACCGGGTGGGGGTCGAGGCGGTCGACGAGGTCGCCGCCGGGCAGGACGCCGACGCCCTGCGTCACCTGGTCGAGCATTC containing:
- a CDS encoding UDP-N-acetylmuramoyl-tripeptide--D-alanyl-D-alanine ligase codes for the protein MHFRASEIAAAVNGRLVGDDVEISGVGIDSRSVQAGQLFVPIVAARDGHEFVPSAQAAGAAAYLSSEGSLPHVGLPAITVTDTAAALADLGGAARDRLPDRVVGVTGSVGKTSTKDLLAGALATTFRTTASERSFNNELGLPLTLANAAADTEAVVVEMGARGIGHIDLLCSIARPTVGVITRVEGVHLELFGDIDAVARAKGELVESLPVDGLAVLNADDERVAAMADRTDAGVLTFGLGSSADVRASGVALDDQLRASFRLHSPWGDADIALGARGEHQVPNALAAITAAAWFGVPVERLADGLRGASLSGLRMDLTTSAAGVLVLNDAYNANPTSMAAALRSLATLDAGRRVAVLGTMGELGAGSAAAHQSVAEQARELGIEVIAVDAPDYGESARHVPDVDSAVAACADLAAGDAVLIKASRAAALERVAHALLA
- a CDS encoding MerR family transcriptional regulator — encoded protein: MSDSEHEYTVGAIARLVGISVRTLHHYDHVGLVVPSGRTGAGYRVYDDVDVERLHQVLTYRQLGFSLEQIATLLDDPTVDAMAHLRDQHELLTDRIDRLRRMVAAVEDMMNAKKKGIQLTAAEQAEIFGDDWPGEEYAAEAEERWGDTDAWQQSRQRTGAYSKGDWQEVKADTDALEARLAEAMAAGVAPGSPEANALAEEHRASINRFYDCSHDMQVNLAQMYLADPRFTEHYDERAAGLAQYVRDVIVANADQQH
- the tgt gene encoding tRNA guanosine(34) transglycosylase Tgt, which encodes MGRTGVIDTPHGRIHTPAFVPVGTKATVKTVLPESVGELGAQAVLANAYHLYLQPGPDIIDEAGGLGAFMNWPGPTYTDSGGFQVMSLGAGFKKVISMDVTGEQNDEITAEGRERLSLVDDDGVTFKSHLDGSAHRFTPEVSMQIQHQLGADIIFAFDELTTLMNTRRYQENSLERTRLWAIRCLAEHNRLSRERTHRPPQSLWGVIQGAQYEDLRRKAARDLVTMSAMDQADGGRGFGGYGIGGALEKDNLGTIVGWVNRELPEDTAKHLLGISEPDDIFTAIENGADTFDCVSPTRVARNGAIYSLDGRYNITNAKYRKDFRSLDPEIDNYTSQYSRAYLHHLFKAKEGLAATLATLHNVSFIVTMVDRARQSIEDGTYPAYRDEFLARYYAGARS
- a CDS encoding GAF and ANTAR domain-containing protein, producing the protein MSVHQAIADLVRTMHAIPETERAATDSVIEAITVGAVDHVPGTDHAGVLLVDPKARAYETIAPTDEIMVHLDRLQQETGQGPCVEAAFEHHMVRVDDIATDPRWPALSARTLAETPARSSLSFQLFTHQAALGALNLFSDKPNAFDEESVEVGLVYATHASLALYRARQQGDFRSALASRDLIGQAKGMLMERFSIDAVAAFELLRRLSQDTNTPLVDVARQVTETKPA
- a CDS encoding hemolysin family protein, whose amino-acid sequence is MVTVLGILAGILVVFLITALTGYFVAQEFGFMAVDRSRLQARAEAGDAAAARALTVTRRTSFMLSGAQLGITVTGLLVGYVAEPLIGSGVGDLLGDIGVPVALGVTIGTVIAIGFSTVVQMVFGELFPKNLAIARPEPVARWLARSTTVYLAVFGWLITLFDTASNLLLRALRIEPVHDVEHSATPRDLEHIVAESRDAGELPAELSAMLDRVLDFPTRTAEHAMIPRTRVDVLRATDPAATVLEAMSAGHTRYPVVDDRADVAGVVHLHDVLVWSDGDTADSTTTAADLARPAVIVPVSLPLPEVLAQIDDAHDELAVVIDEYGGFAGVVTVEDIAEELVGEIDDEHDPDVARPIARVEDGWRIRGDAHLDEVSRVVGRDLPEGDHETVAGLVIAEFGGLPAVGDVIEVDLAGDPVPIGDDDLRPAIATLTVLSVGRHVPSSVLLTIPTVDEERAR
- a CDS encoding hemolysin family protein, coding for MSNPWIVVLVTVGLIAASAFFVAVEFALIAARRHRLEDAAAGSRSARAALRSASELSVLLAGSQLGITVCTLALGAVTKPAVHHWLTPLFETWGMPTWSADVAGFVLALIVVTFLHLVVGEMAPKSWAIAHPERSATMLALPMRAFMWLTRPLIVRLNALANWCLHRVGVEAVDEVAAGQDADALRHLVEHSATVGTLDERYHAHLSGALELQRLTVADVLTDDAVSAVDATASPAVIRAMSMATGHRRLLVRGSDSGARPYVGVVHVRDCLAAGADASAADLMRPVPTFPATEPVHRALATMRETRQHVAVVMVDDEVAGVLTLHDVLDRLLATA